A genomic segment from Salvia splendens isolate huo1 chromosome 13, SspV2, whole genome shotgun sequence encodes:
- the LOC121761549 gene encoding cysteine proteinase inhibitor 5-like, with protein MASSMTMTTSFFGGVVATKPATATTRRSQLAVRASMDLEKVVAVAAETTNTRRGLVLAGMAAVAASSVAKAATADTKTGGYTPVKDPSAPEYLILATFAVSEQNKRINESLTLESVSKVETQVVSGVNYKLFIKARDERRKSTTYEAVVFSQAAPTSLQLTSFI; from the exons TTTGGTGGCGTTGTCGCCACGAAGCCAGCCACAGCCACCACCCGTCGCAGCCAGCTGGCGGTGAGGGCCTCGATGGACTTGGAGAAGGTGGTGGCAGTGGCTGCTGAGACCACCAACACGAGACGGGGCCTCGTGTTGGCTGGGATGGCCGCAGTAGCAGCATCATCCGTTGCAAAAGCTGCGACGGCTGACAC GAAAACCGGCGGGTATACGCCGGTAAAGGATCCAAGTGCACCGGAGTATTTAATACTGGCGACATTCGCGGTGTCGGAACAAAACAAACGGATTAATGAGTCCTTGACTTTGGAGTCAGTGTCAAAGGTTGAGACGCAGGTGGTGTCTGGTGTGAATTACAAGCTGTTTATCAAAGCCAGGGATGAACGCCGCAAATCCACCACCTACGAGGCCGTTGTTTTCTCCCAGGCAGCGCCGACATCCCTACAGCTCACTTCCTTCATATAA